In Candidatus Hinthialibacter antarcticus, one DNA window encodes the following:
- a CDS encoding transglutaminase family protein, which yields MIYSIRHVTQYMYDSPMTFGQNRATVEPRSSIMQKRLDFDLLIEPHPSELVAFTDFFGNTVHYFTINTPLSELKIQATSRVECFKRLAPEASLTPAWDTIQSIFQSRNTAEDYEAFQYQYESPFVPIDTVFRDYALPSFEPGRPILEGVLDLTARIHHDFEYQPFSTDITTSTYEVMEIRKGVCQDFAHLQIACLRSLGLPARYVSGYLRTSPPPGQERLQGSDASHAWLSVYIPDAGWIDVDPTNNILVSTDHITIAWGRDYDEVSPVKGTVFGGGNHSVNVSVDVIPE from the coding sequence GTGATTTATTCCATTCGACATGTGACTCAATACATGTACGATTCTCCGATGACGTTTGGTCAGAATCGCGCAACGGTGGAACCGCGCTCCTCCATCATGCAAAAGCGATTAGATTTTGACTTATTGATTGAACCCCACCCGTCTGAATTAGTCGCCTTCACCGATTTTTTTGGTAACACAGTCCATTATTTCACAATAAACACACCGCTCAGTGAATTGAAAATACAAGCAACATCGAGAGTGGAGTGCTTTAAACGGTTAGCGCCAGAAGCGTCACTCACGCCAGCATGGGATACGATCCAGTCGATTTTTCAATCACGAAACACGGCAGAAGATTATGAAGCCTTTCAATACCAATACGAGTCTCCATTTGTACCGATTGACACGGTGTTTCGCGACTATGCCTTGCCCTCATTTGAGCCAGGGCGTCCAATCTTGGAAGGCGTCTTGGATTTGACGGCTCGCATTCATCACGATTTTGAGTATCAGCCGTTTTCGACAGACATCACGACCTCGACCTATGAAGTGATGGAAATCCGCAAAGGCGTCTGTCAAGATTTTGCGCATCTCCAGATTGCCTGTTTGCGTTCATTGGGGCTGCCCGCTCGCTACGTAAGCGGATATTTGAGAACATCTCCTCCTCCCGGCCAGGAACGTCTCCAAGGCAGCGACGCCTCACACGCCTGGTTATCAGTCTATATTCCCGATGCGGGCTGGATCGACGTTGATCCAACCAACAACATTCTGGTTTCAACAGACCACATCACGATTGCCTGGGGCAGAGACTACGATGAAGTCAGCCCTGTTAAAGGAACCGTTTTCGGCGGAGGCAACCATTCGGTCAACGTTTCGGTTGATGTGATTCCTGAATAA
- a CDS encoding transglutaminase family protein, producing MAIQVALRHQTHYNYDRLVSLSPQVVRLRPAPHSRTPILSYNLTIRPEEHFINWQQDPHGNYLARLVFEEKTRLFHVDVNLVAEISAINPFDFFLEDYAEESPFQYKEEERVDLEPFLETKSFGPEFEKYLKTFDLTKRMTNDFLVDINQQLERDIDYIIRMEPGVQTPEETLRTRKGSCRDSAWLLAHVLRRIGLATRFASGYLIQLKSDVESLDGPSGPVADFTDLHAWCEVYLPGAGWIGLDPTSGLFTGEGHIPLACTPKPQGAAPVSGAVSKSEVEFEHHMSVTRIHEDPRVTKPYRDDQWQRIYQTGLQVDQEIHQNDMRLTMGGEPTFVSIDDMEGEEWNGGALGENKYRLASQLFHQMRKRFSKGALLHYGQGKWYPGESIPRWALTCYWRKDGAPIWKDESLIASGNEPLGHTVEDAQRFIAHVADRLGVQAKYAIPAWEDPYHIIFHERKTPVNIDPRQSLMDEPEERRRLAKLLEKGVGNKVGYVLPLSRGKNGTSPTWTSGEWVVRTETLFLFPGDSPMGYRLPLDSLKWETKADRLYSEAYDMSAPRRELPSYKALLSNTSSRANVRMERSDPKFLNRFKTKSGGRSSEFGEAWKSALASYEKTHSYSNEEWSGVVRTALCVEPREGRLNVFLPPLRFIEQYLELVALVEETAKELNLPVRIEGYQPPGDSRMQQFKVTPDPGVIEVNVHPASNWNELVEITHSVYDEARLARLGTEKFMQDGKHTGTNGGNHFVMGGASTNDSPFLRRPDLLKSLIKYWINHPSLSYLFSGMFIGPTSQAPRVDEARYEAVYEIEIACAQVPENGPCPPWIVDRIFRHLLIDVSGNTHRAEFCIDKLYSPDSPSGRLGLVEFRNFEMPPHYQMSLAQQLLLRALCAWMWKTPYTEKLARWGTQLHDRFMLPHFVWHDFNDVIDQLKTYGFEFDASWYDAHFEFRFPKIGSVAYDGVEIELRQAIEPWHVLGEEQAVGGTTRYVDSSLERIQIKVSGAIEPRHIITCNGIPVPLHPTGRQSEFCAGIRFRAWQPPSCLHPTIPVHAPLVIELIDTWNQRSLGGCKYTVSHPGGRSYDTFPVNALEAESRRAGLFSAIGHTPGPVTAPPKQVGKEYPFTLDLRTIQKA from the coding sequence ATGGCGATTCAAGTCGCATTGCGTCATCAAACGCACTATAACTATGACCGTTTGGTATCCTTGTCTCCTCAAGTCGTCCGTCTTCGTCCGGCGCCGCATAGCCGGACACCAATCTTGAGCTATAACCTGACAATTCGCCCTGAAGAACATTTCATCAATTGGCAACAAGACCCTCACGGAAATTATCTGGCCCGGTTGGTATTTGAAGAAAAAACCCGGCTCTTTCACGTCGATGTGAATTTGGTTGCTGAGATATCAGCCATAAATCCATTTGATTTCTTTCTGGAAGACTACGCAGAAGAGTCTCCATTTCAATATAAAGAAGAAGAACGCGTTGATCTTGAACCCTTCCTCGAAACGAAGTCGTTTGGGCCAGAGTTTGAAAAATATCTCAAAACATTTGATTTAACGAAACGAATGACCAATGATTTTTTAGTTGATATCAATCAACAACTCGAAAGAGATATCGACTACATCATCCGAATGGAGCCAGGGGTTCAAACGCCCGAAGAAACGCTCCGAACGCGAAAAGGCTCTTGCCGAGATTCGGCTTGGCTGTTGGCGCATGTATTGCGCCGCATTGGCTTAGCGACCCGGTTTGCGTCCGGGTATTTAATCCAGTTGAAATCCGACGTTGAATCGCTGGACGGACCCTCAGGCCCCGTTGCAGACTTCACCGACTTGCACGCATGGTGCGAGGTGTATCTTCCCGGCGCCGGTTGGATCGGGCTGGATCCGACCTCGGGATTATTCACGGGCGAAGGGCATATCCCCCTGGCCTGCACCCCGAAGCCGCAAGGCGCCGCGCCAGTCAGCGGCGCGGTCAGTAAGAGTGAAGTCGAATTTGAACATCACATGTCCGTCACCCGCATTCACGAAGACCCCCGCGTCACAAAACCCTACCGGGACGATCAATGGCAGCGGATCTATCAAACCGGGCTGCAAGTCGATCAAGAGATACATCAAAACGATATGCGCCTGACCATGGGCGGCGAACCGACCTTTGTTTCCATCGACGATATGGAAGGCGAAGAGTGGAACGGCGGCGCTCTGGGTGAAAATAAATATCGCCTGGCGAGCCAGTTGTTTCATCAGATGCGCAAGCGTTTTTCCAAAGGCGCCCTGCTGCACTATGGACAAGGAAAATGGTATCCGGGCGAATCGATTCCGCGTTGGGCGCTGACTTGTTATTGGAGAAAAGACGGCGCACCGATTTGGAAAGACGAGTCGCTCATCGCATCCGGCAACGAGCCATTAGGCCATACCGTCGAGGACGCGCAACGCTTTATCGCCCACGTGGCTGACCGGCTCGGCGTTCAAGCGAAATACGCCATTCCCGCTTGGGAAGACCCGTATCATATCATTTTCCACGAGCGCAAAACGCCTGTGAATATTGATCCACGCCAATCTCTTATGGATGAACCGGAAGAACGCCGACGCTTGGCGAAACTGCTCGAAAAAGGCGTCGGCAACAAAGTCGGTTATGTGTTGCCCTTGTCGCGTGGTAAAAATGGAACTTCGCCGACATGGACCTCGGGCGAATGGGTCGTCCGAACCGAAACACTATTTCTGTTCCCCGGCGATTCACCGATGGGATATCGCCTCCCGCTCGATTCGCTGAAATGGGAAACGAAAGCCGACCGTCTTTATTCTGAAGCGTATGATATGAGTGCGCCTCGTCGCGAGCTGCCTTCGTACAAAGCGTTACTCTCAAATACTTCTAGTCGAGCGAACGTCAGGATGGAGCGCTCAGACCCGAAATTTCTCAATCGTTTTAAAACTAAATCGGGAGGCCGCTCATCTGAATTCGGCGAGGCTTGGAAATCAGCTTTGGCGTCTTATGAAAAGACGCATTCATACAGCAATGAAGAATGGAGCGGCGTTGTCCGAACCGCGCTGTGCGTTGAGCCGCGCGAGGGGCGCTTGAATGTGTTTTTGCCGCCGCTTCGCTTTATTGAGCAATATCTAGAACTCGTCGCCCTGGTCGAAGAAACCGCCAAAGAATTGAACTTGCCGGTACGCATCGAAGGCTACCAGCCTCCAGGCGACAGCCGGATGCAGCAATTCAAAGTCACGCCTGATCCCGGCGTCATTGAAGTCAACGTTCATCCCGCCAGTAACTGGAACGAGCTGGTTGAAATAACGCATAGCGTATATGACGAAGCCCGTCTGGCCCGGCTGGGGACGGAAAAGTTCATGCAAGACGGGAAGCATACCGGGACCAACGGCGGCAACCATTTTGTCATGGGCGGCGCATCAACCAACGACAGCCCGTTTCTACGGCGGCCTGACCTCTTAAAAAGTTTAATCAAGTATTGGATCAATCATCCATCGTTATCGTATTTATTTTCCGGCATGTTTATCGGGCCGACAAGCCAGGCGCCGCGCGTGGATGAAGCGCGTTATGAAGCGGTGTATGAAATTGAAATCGCTTGCGCCCAGGTTCCTGAAAACGGCCCCTGCCCTCCCTGGATTGTTGACCGGATTTTTCGCCATCTTTTGATTGACGTCTCCGGCAATACCCACCGGGCGGAATTTTGCATCGACAAGTTGTATTCGCCGGATTCGCCCAGCGGTCGGTTGGGCTTGGTCGAATTTAGAAACTTTGAAATGCCGCCGCACTATCAAATGAGTCTGGCGCAACAATTACTCCTGCGCGCACTATGCGCCTGGATGTGGAAAACCCCTTATACCGAAAAATTGGCGCGTTGGGGGACGCAGTTGCACGACCGTTTTATGTTGCCCCATTTTGTATGGCATGATTTTAATGACGTAATCGACCAACTCAAAACATACGGATTTGAATTTGACGCGTCATGGTACGATGCGCATTTTGAATTTCGGTTCCCAAAAATCGGCTCGGTTGCTTACGACGGCGTAGAGATCGAACTCCGCCAGGCAATCGAACCCTGGCATGTCTTGGGCGAAGAACAAGCAGTCGGGGGCACAACCCGTTATGTAGACTCATCGCTCGAACGCATCCAGATTAAAGTGTCCGGCGCCATCGAACCAAGACATATTATCACTTGCAACGGAATCCCGGTTCCGCTTCATCCCACGGGACGCCAAAGCGAATTTTGCGCAGGCATCCGTTTTCGGGCGTGGCAGCCGCCATCCTGTCTTCACCCCACCATTCCAGTGCACGCGCCGCTTGTCATCGAATTAATTGACACTTGGAACCAGCGTTCACTTGGAGGCTGCAAGTATACGGTCTCGCATCCAGGCGGGCGCAGTTATGACACGTTCCCGGTGAATGCGCTAGAAGCAGAATCTCGTAGGGCCGGGCTGTTTTCGGCAATCGGCCATACTCCCGGCCCGGTAACGGCGCCGCCGAAGCAGGTCGGAAAAGAATATCCATTCACACTGGATTTACGAACAATTCAAAAGGCATGA